The genome window GCGTCGGATCAGCCGTTTGGAACAGGAGGTGAATCAGCTCCAGGCCCACCGTTCCCGGCTACGTCAACGGCGCCAGCACCAAGCTGTACCTACGGTGGCGGTAGTGGGCTACACCAACGCAGGCAAGTCAACTCTGCTCAATGTCTTGACCAAAGCCGAAGTTTACACAGCGGACCAGCTCTTTGCCACGCTGGATCCAACCACGCGACGGCTGCTTTTACCCAATGGCCACACAATTTTGCTCACGGATACGGTGGGGTTCATTCACGAACTGCCACCACCTCTAGTCAATGCCTTTAGGGCCACTCTGGAGGAAGTCACCGAAGCTGATGGGCTTCTGCATGTAGTGGATTTATCGCACCCGGCCTGGCTAACTCACATTGAGTCGGTAAAAGACCTGCTGAGTGATATGGAAGTTACACCGGGCCCTAGTCTCCTGGCTTTCAACAAGCTTGACGAAGCAGCCCCTGAGCAGATTGAACAGGCGCAGGCCCGTTTTCCCAACGCTCTGTTCATCTCGGCAGTGGAGCGTCAGGGTCTTGAGCAGTTGTGCGAGAGTTTGGCGCAGTTAGTGCGTTATGCCACTGGTAGCTCTGGAGTTTAGGTTAGTTACCTCTAACATTTGGGTTAGGCAATCCTTCATAGCGCAGCTGAGATCTTGTGTTCGAGCAGTGATCTCAGTCAGTACCCGAACGATTTAGTGTGCCAGAGTGCAGCAGAAACCTCCAGACAGCTCTCTCAGGGCTAGCGCATCATGGGATTCTACGCACTCCGGTCAGTCTCGCTTCGCAAGATTTTACTGGGCTTAGGAGCGGCTGTCTGCCTTATCATCCTGCTTCTGAGTAGCCAGTTGCTGGGCATAACTCTGATTCCCACTGCCCTACTGCAAGACCTCGCCCTTGTCATTGCTGCCGCCACAGCCCTAGTGATTCTGTTGCTGGAGTGGTTGCTGATCACTACTTACATTCCTGCGCGCAATCCACCTAACGTTCGTTCTCTGTTTCGGGGGCTTGGCGTCGTTGCGCTGGCTATCGCTGTGACGGTTGAGCTAGTTGCAGTTTTGTCGCTTATCCTTCTAAACTTGATCCCACTGTCACTGGGCTTGTTTGCGATCGCCGTTCTACTCATGCTGGTCGCTACAGCTGTTGCAGGCTATTACTGGGTACGAGTCTAAGTTTATGGCGAACTGCACTAAGAGCTTAGAAACTAAAAGTTTAAGAACTAAGGGTAACTAAGAGCGATTCTGCCGTAGCAACCAGAACATAGTCGCGCCGACCATGGAACCGGCTACAAACAGCAAAACCCCTCCATCTTGCCCACTGATGGTGCCATTGCTAATCGCCCTGCCAATAACACCGCCTCCTACAACAGCACCGCCTACGGTCCAAGCCAGAATCCAGGTCCAACTAGGCAGTAGAGCTTGCCGCAAGTGAGACGGCGTTGCCCACTTCAAGAAATACTCCACGATGAAACCGTTGATGATGCCACCAACGGCTCCTGCCAGCGCCATACTGCCGCTGTAGCTCCAGTCGGTTTGACTTGAGAGGGCCATCTGACCGATCAGCATCGCTAGTAACCAACCCCCTCCGATCCAGCTCAACGGCGCAATTAGAGGCACTGCTTGAGACTTCGCTCTGGGTTTAGAAGGTGGGCTTGGGACTCTAGAAGGCGTGGAGGGCGTAGCGACGCGCTTGGATATCGGGGTGGCAGAGGGGCGTTCAGTCGGAGCGGCAGGCTTGCGACCAGACAGGTTGGGATCAGAGCGTCGCTTGCTTGCTAATTCTTTTACTGCTAATTCAATGCCCTGAGCAACATTCAAAAAGGCTGCATCCTGGTTCTGCCAGGTAGTGACCGGTTGAGCATCCTTGGGCAGGGGTCTGAGTTTGCTAAAGGGTGCGCCGCGCCAGTCTACTGGACGCAATACAACTGGGATCACACGAGCTTCTCCTGTTCGGTGACGTTCCATTGCCCGCTTCACTTCAACGTCGTGGCAGTAGTCTGAATCAATGAAATCGGGGCTAACCAGTAGCAAAATTACCTGGGCTGTATTCAGGTGCTCGTCAATTTCGTTGGCATATTCAGCGCCTGGGCTAATCTGCCGGTCATACCAGGCTGAGATAATGCCCTGACGCTGCAAGCTTCGCAGGTGTTTAGCTAATTCATCGCGCAGTTTTTCATCCGGATGGGCATAAGAGAAAAAGACTTTGATCGCTCCTGCTGCCAACATGGATTCTCTGCACCTCTGAATCTCAACCTGCCTAGCCTCAACTTGCTCGGTTCTTCACGGGGCATTGGGGTTCAGCACAACACCTTTACTCTCAGTTACAACAGGTCAGAGCGCAACATCAAGTTCTGCCAGTGATCTTAGTGATCTTCAAGGGGTCTTCAACCCACTCTCTGCCAGACTGCTCATACTTTACGCGATAGCTCGGTCACTTCACAAAGGCCTGTCAGCAGCTTCTCAAACGGAGTCACTACAGCCCTCTAGAACTCCTCAAGTTTTCGTGTACAATCATTTCACCGAACTCGGGCTCTGCATAAAATGTCTTCACTGGCCCTAAGTTGAAGTTAGCTCAAGAACAACCTTCCAGTTTTGGAAAGACATTTTATAGTTCCGAATTAACCTGGCTTTTAATAATCTTGAAGCGAGGTCATGAACCAGAGTCATGAACCAGAGCCATGTAGCCTTGAATACCTTCACTCTAAAACAGCACAACAAGTGTCAGTAGTGATTAGGCTAAACAACCTGACCCTTCTCGGCATTTATTGTCGGTAGCGATTGCCCAAAGCCGCGTCATTCTCACCCTAAAATAGTCGCGATGACAGGAAGCCCCGCATGTATCTAAACCTGCTAACGTCGCTTGTTGCCCCTGCCCTACTTGTAGCTCAGCTTCCCTTCAGCCAACAGCCACAGCCCAGTGCCGATAAGCGTCTGGCTATGTATGCCAAGCCAGCAGTTGTCCGTATTGTCGCTGGTTGTTATGGCACTTACAGTGATGGATCTAAATCTTATCCCTTATCTAACGCAGGCTTAGGCTCTGGCTACTTTATCAATCCCAATGGCTACATTGTCACCAATGCACATGTCGTAGAGGCTACAAGAGAGGGCGAACAAGGCTGCAAAAAGCGTTTGTTTCAAAAGCTGGTCGTGAAGCTAACTGGCATTAAAAATATAAACGATGTTCCTCAGACAAGACAAGCCGCTATTGAGGAACGCTTTAAGTTAGACTCTGCTAGCTTCGATTATGTTCAGAGAGTGGTTTTGCCCAATACTGATGGCAATTTCCCAAGGTATGAAATTAAATCCTTTGGGACAGCTGGCTCTGGCGGCAGCGGCAAAGATATTGCGGTGATCAAGATTGAGGTTAAAAACGCGCCCGCTTTGCCTTTAGGAGACTCAGACAAAGTTGAGCTTCAAGACAATGTAATGGTCTTGGGTTATCCCGGTGCTGCTGATAGCTTCCGTGACTTCAGTAAGAAGTCGGTTTATGAAGCAACGGTGGTGAAGGGAGCTGTTTCTAGCTCTAACAAAACCCTGGCAGATGATGCTCCGGTATTACAACTGGATGCACTGGTTACCTATGGCAGTTCTGGCGGACCAGTGCTTAATGAGCGGGGTGAAGTCGTTGGCATGATCACCTTCGGTGGGCGTGACGAAGACGGCGCGGTGAAGATCCCCTTTGCAGTGACTACTAGTACAATTCAAGAGTTCATTGGGCAGTCGGGTACTGCTAATGAAAAAGGCGTCATTGATGACCTTTATCGCAAGGGGTTAGAGCTTTACTGGCAGGGAGATTACCGTCAGGCTAAAGCAAAGTTTGAGGCTGTCAAAGGTTTATTCCCACAGCATTCAGACATCAATCGCTTACTGGGGGAATGCGACCAAAAGCTAGCCGATGGTTGGAAGAATGGTGATCCCTTTTTCTGGCTCTTGCTAACCGCGGTTCTGGTTGCTGTGCCTAGCCTGGGCTACTTCCTACTCAATCGCAATGCAATGCCGCGTTTCAGTGCTGTCGGCGGACATAGTAACGTCGAGTTAGATGAGTCTAATGAGCAATCTTTCAGCCCACCCATTGGCGTACCTAATAGCAGTCATCGCTACCCGTTACAACAGCCTACGATCACCTCAGTTGCCCCTCAGCTGAAACTGAACCGCCAGGGTAAAACGCTGCAATTCGCGTTGGACCAGGAGGTTTACCACTTGGGTCGTGAGCGTGGCTGGTCAGATTTCGAAATCCCGGATGCAGGCTGGGAGGTGATCTCTAGACGTCACGCTGTCCTGCGCCGAGAGGGTGACAACTATCGGATCTACGATGGCGATGGTCAGACACCCAGCCGCAATGGCATCTTCGTTGATCAGGTTCAGATTGATGGGACGAAGGGCTACCTCTTGAACCACGGCTGTCAGATCAAACTTGGGCAGAATCCTGCAACGCTTGTGACCCTAACCTACTCCAACCCTGCTAGCCAGCAGACTGCTGCCGCTCCTACCAACGTCGACATGAGTTAATTCGAGCAGGTCCAGCCGGTCTCAAGGTCAAGGGCGCGGTCGGGCAATCAGCACCACACTATCGC of Leptolyngbya sp. FACHB-261 contains these proteins:
- a CDS encoding trypsin-like peptidase domain-containing protein, with the protein product MYLNLLTSLVAPALLVAQLPFSQQPQPSADKRLAMYAKPAVVRIVAGCYGTYSDGSKSYPLSNAGLGSGYFINPNGYIVTNAHVVEATREGEQGCKKRLFQKLVVKLTGIKNINDVPQTRQAAIEERFKLDSASFDYVQRVVLPNTDGNFPRYEIKSFGTAGSGGSGKDIAVIKIEVKNAPALPLGDSDKVELQDNVMVLGYPGAADSFRDFSKKSVYEATVVKGAVSSSNKTLADDAPVLQLDALVTYGSSGGPVLNERGEVVGMITFGGRDEDGAVKIPFAVTTSTIQEFIGQSGTANEKGVIDDLYRKGLELYWQGDYRQAKAKFEAVKGLFPQHSDINRLLGECDQKLADGWKNGDPFFWLLLTAVLVAVPSLGYFLLNRNAMPRFSAVGGHSNVELDESNEQSFSPPIGVPNSSHRYPLQQPTITSVAPQLKLNRQGKTLQFALDQEVYHLGRERGWSDFEIPDAGWEVISRRHAVLRREGDNYRIYDGDGQTPSRNGIFVDQVQIDGTKGYLLNHGCQIKLGQNPATLVTLTYSNPASQQTAAAPTNVDMS
- a CDS encoding toll/interleukin-1 receptor domain-containing protein, translated to MLAAGAIKVFFSYAHPDEKLRDELAKHLRSLQRQGIISAWYDRQISPGAEYANEIDEHLNTAQVILLLVSPDFIDSDYCHDVEVKRAMERHRTGEARVIPVVLRPVDWRGAPFSKLRPLPKDAQPVTTWQNQDAAFLNVAQGIELAVKELASKRRSDPNLSGRKPAAPTERPSATPISKRVATPSTPSRVPSPPSKPRAKSQAVPLIAPLSWIGGGWLLAMLIGQMALSSQTDWSYSGSMALAGAVGGIINGFIVEYFLKWATPSHLRQALLPSWTWILAWTVGGAVVGGGVIGRAISNGTISGQDGGVLLFVAGSMVGATMFWLLRQNRS